A single Symbiobacterium thermophilum IAM 14863 DNA region contains:
- a CDS encoding SHOCT-like domain-containing protein, whose product MQEDRLMVLQMLADGRLTVEEADTLLRSLEETAAHADAAGAGPARRADSAADRHEPGARLRVLLQQMLDEANAALDRALRSVEERLAELERREPYRQIRQLADSLDRVAAREAVREARAAAKEAVREARAAAKEAVEEALEEVEEKVADAIETAKEAVADAIEAAEEAVADALEAAEEAVADAAHAAEEAEENVRFRASGRFGS is encoded by the coding sequence GTGCAGGAGGATCGACTGATGGTCCTGCAGATGCTGGCCGACGGCAGGCTCACCGTCGAGGAGGCGGACACCCTGCTTCGGTCGCTGGAGGAGACCGCCGCACACGCCGATGCGGCAGGCGCCGGGCCCGCCCGCCGGGCGGATTCCGCGGCAGACCGGCACGAACCGGGAGCGCGGCTGCGCGTGCTCCTGCAGCAGATGCTGGACGAGGCCAACGCGGCCCTCGACCGGGCTCTGCGGTCGGTGGAGGAGCGGCTGGCGGAGCTGGAGCGGCGGGAGCCCTACCGGCAGATCCGCCAACTGGCCGATTCGCTGGATCGGGTGGCGGCGAGGGAGGCCGTAAGGGAGGCCCGGGCAGCCGCGAAGGAAGCCGTGAGGGAGGCTCGGGCGGCGGCGAAGGAAGCCGTCGAGGAAGCCCTCGAAGAGGTCGAAGAGAAAGTGGCCGACGCCATCGAAACGGCGAAGGAGGCCGTGGCCGACGCGATCGAAGCGGCCGAGGAAGCGGTGGCGGACGCGCTCGAAGCGGCTGAGGAAGCCGTTGCAGACGCCGCTCACGCGGCGGAGGAAGCCGAGGAGAACGTGCGGTTCAGGGCCTCCGGGCGATTCGGAAGCTGA
- a CDS encoding DUF4097 family beta strand repeat-containing protein codes for MSQEERLLILQMVAEGKITASEGAELLRALEGHREEEPGVEAAPPRRERRSGTSATLASGLSSLFEEVVERVTGALTDFTGQRYEFPTEITGVFTADRVPLKVLTGNGHVELKGWDEPGYKAQILVKARGATEADARARAQDAYRLTATETGFQLETDRRFDWSDLAVHVTLFLPKGHTYHLETRTGNGNIRIEGIDLDDGTAKSGNGRITVLDVAADRLYLKSGNGSVDVEGDVADLEATTGNGSLRVVPLGRRSERIQLKTGNGPAAIDTGRLSRAVGVFIDAHTGMGSVSVNRSDLVYELDERNIGYKHVIAHTEGYDRAEQRVDIRVRTGLGSISVE; via the coding sequence ATGTCCCAGGAGGAACGCCTGCTCATTCTGCAGATGGTGGCGGAAGGGAAGATCACCGCCAGCGAGGGCGCCGAGCTCTTGCGGGCGTTGGAGGGGCACCGGGAGGAGGAGCCCGGCGTTGAAGCCGCCCCGCCGCGCCGGGAACGGCGCAGCGGGACCTCGGCGACGCTCGCCTCGGGCCTCTCCAGTCTGTTTGAGGAGGTCGTGGAGCGGGTGACGGGGGCGCTGACCGACTTTACCGGGCAGCGCTACGAGTTTCCCACCGAGATCACCGGGGTCTTCACGGCGGACCGGGTGCCCCTCAAGGTCCTTACCGGCAACGGCCACGTGGAGCTGAAGGGATGGGACGAACCGGGCTACAAGGCACAGATCCTGGTCAAGGCGCGCGGGGCCACCGAGGCCGACGCCCGGGCCCGGGCGCAGGACGCGTACCGGTTGACGGCCACGGAGACGGGGTTCCAGCTGGAGACCGACCGGCGGTTCGACTGGTCGGACCTCGCGGTTCACGTCACCCTGTTCCTGCCCAAGGGGCACACCTACCACCTGGAGACCCGTACGGGCAACGGCAACATCCGGATCGAGGGCATCGACCTCGACGACGGAACGGCCAAGAGCGGCAACGGCCGCATCACCGTGCTGGACGTGGCGGCCGACCGGCTCTACCTGAAGTCGGGCAACGGTTCGGTGGACGTGGAGGGCGACGTGGCCGACCTGGAGGCCACCACGGGCAACGGCTCGCTGCGGGTGGTGCCGCTGGGCCGGCGCTCCGAGCGGATCCAGCTGAAGACCGGCAACGGCCCTGCGGCGATCGATACCGGGCGGCTGAGCCGGGCGGTGGGCGTCTTCATCGACGCCCACACCGGGATGGGGAGCGTCTCGGTGAACCGTTCGGACCTGGTGTACGAACTGGACGAGCGGAACATCGGCTACAAGCACGTCATCGCCCATACCGAGGGCTACGACCGGGCCGAGCAGAGAGTGGACATTCGCGTACGAACCGGTCTGGGGTCCATTTCCGTCGAATAA
- a CDS encoding phage holin family protein → MRLLVRWALGALTLLAIAYVAPSLGILPGFHVAGFGAALVAVVVLSLLNLTVRPILKWLSLPITCLTFGLFTLVINAVVMLLTDALVAGFEVGGFLNAVIVSVIYAVVTALLYGLVEGDQKD, encoded by the coding sequence TTGCGTCTGCTCGTCCGTTGGGCGCTCGGCGCCCTCACCCTGCTGGCCATCGCCTACGTCGCGCCCTCGCTGGGCATCCTGCCGGGCTTCCACGTGGCCGGGTTCGGCGCGGCCCTGGTGGCGGTGGTGGTCCTCTCCCTGCTCAACCTCACGGTCCGGCCCATCCTGAAGTGGCTCTCCCTGCCGATCACCTGTCTCACGTTCGGGCTGTTCACGCTGGTGATCAACGCGGTGGTCATGCTGCTGACCGACGCACTGGTGGCCGGCTTTGAGGTGGGCGGGTTCCTGAACGCCGTGATCGTGTCGGTCATCTACGCGGTGGTCACGGCGCTGCTGTACGGGCTGGTCGAGGGGGACCAGAAGGACTGA
- a CDS encoding NUDIX domain-containing protein, producing MRLAAILRTVLAVGYDLFLKLNPRKVAAHAVICDDQGRVLALKSRYADVWLLPGGGLKPGEHLDEGLRRECLEELGAEVAVEALTGVYYVERSAAYVGVFRCRLDGQPIRLSHEHEVYDWVLPDQLPPAARAMAADALRPAGSPVVARLP from the coding sequence ATGAGATTGGCCGCAATCCTTCGCACCGTGCTCGCAGTTGGTTATGATCTCTTTCTGAAGCTGAATCCCCGTAAGGTGGCCGCCCACGCGGTGATCTGCGACGACCAGGGGCGCGTGTTGGCGCTGAAGTCGCGCTACGCCGATGTCTGGCTGCTTCCCGGGGGCGGGCTGAAGCCGGGTGAGCACCTGGACGAAGGCCTCCGCCGGGAGTGCCTGGAGGAGCTGGGCGCGGAGGTGGCCGTGGAGGCCCTGACGGGCGTGTACTACGTGGAGCGGTCAGCCGCCTACGTCGGGGTCTTCCGCTGCCGGCTGGACGGGCAGCCGATCCGCCTCTCCCACGAGCACGAGGTCTACGACTGGGTGTTGCCGGACCAGCTGCCGCCCGCCGCCCGCGCCATGGCGGCCGACGCCCTGCGGCCTGCCGGTTCCCCCGTCGTCGCCCGGCTGCCCTGA
- a CDS encoding type II CAAX endopeptidase family protein: MTTRQQVALLRVLAFYLTALVLLLVAGSALQYTLGLAGVVVSQLLIFVALPLVFTLAVEKRPVRPFLRLRMLSLRGVGRAVVLGLIGWLAAQLMGAVLVLLVQQMGGQMVQTYQILLDAGSTLALLVGALVPAFCEELSFRGYVLGALRPLGPGAAVVLTGLLFGALHLSLVRLIPLTLLGMLWALAVQRSGSILPGMIMHLINNGTALLLTFFVQDRATPAELQGLEMLPDTAVWGSMMMLTLAAAGLSALAYSLAAGFSPRHLARPVEAEVEWDWQAEGRTEPVPAPEALAAADGDVELQRLAAELAVLRRRRRRMLSAASLLTGGLTLSIYLWAVLQELATVFG, translated from the coding sequence GTGACTACCAGACAACAGGTGGCCCTGCTGCGGGTCCTCGCCTTCTACCTCACGGCCCTGGTCCTGCTGCTGGTCGCGGGCAGCGCTCTCCAGTACACCCTGGGCCTCGCCGGGGTCGTCGTCTCCCAGCTTCTCATCTTCGTCGCGCTGCCGCTGGTGTTCACCCTCGCAGTCGAGAAGCGGCCCGTGCGCCCCTTCCTCCGGCTGCGGATGCTGTCGCTGCGGGGGGTGGGCCGGGCGGTGGTGCTTGGCCTGATCGGATGGCTGGCCGCGCAGCTCATGGGCGCCGTGCTGGTCCTCCTGGTGCAGCAGATGGGCGGCCAGATGGTCCAGACCTACCAGATCCTCCTGGACGCCGGGTCCACGCTGGCCCTGCTCGTCGGAGCCCTGGTTCCCGCCTTCTGCGAGGAGCTCTCCTTCCGCGGCTACGTGCTCGGCGCGCTCCGCCCGCTGGGCCCCGGTGCCGCGGTCGTCCTTACCGGGCTGCTGTTCGGCGCCCTGCACCTGAGCCTGGTCCGGCTGATTCCGCTGACCCTGCTGGGCATGCTGTGGGCCCTGGCGGTGCAGCGCTCCGGCTCCATCCTGCCCGGCATGATCATGCACCTGATCAACAACGGCACGGCCCTGCTGCTGACATTTTTCGTGCAGGACCGGGCAACTCCTGCCGAGCTGCAGGGGCTCGAGATGCTCCCCGACACGGCCGTCTGGGGCTCGATGATGATGCTGACCCTCGCGGCCGCCGGCCTGTCCGCGCTGGCCTACTCCCTGGCCGCCGGCTTCAGCCCCCGCCACCTGGCCCGCCCCGTGGAGGCGGAAGTGGAGTGGGACTGGCAGGCCGAGGGGCGGACGGAGCCCGTCCCCGCTCCCGAGGCCCTGGCGGCGGCAGACGGGGACGTCGAACTGCAGCGGCTCGCCGCCGAACTGGCCGTCTTGCGGCGTCGCCGGCGCCGCATGTTGAGCGCCGCCTCGCTGCTCACGGGCGGACTCACGCTGAGCATCTACCTGTGGGCGGTGCTGCAGGAGCTGGCCACGGTGTTCGGCTAG